Proteins co-encoded in one Marinomonas sp. IMCC 4694 genomic window:
- a CDS encoding acetolactate synthase 3 large subunit translates to MELLSGGEMIARFLKDEGVEYIYGYPGGAALHIYDALHRQSDVKHILVRHEQAATHMADGYARATGKAGTVLVTSGPGATNTVTGIATAYMDSIPMVIICGQVMSYLIGEDAFQETDMIGVSRPIVKHSFTVKHPSEIPMILKKAYHIASTGRPGPVVIDVPKDMTMPGDKYEYKYPESVSIRSYTPPTKGHSGQIKKAVELLLAAKRPIIYAGGGVIMGGASEPLVTLAKALNVPVTNTLMGLGAYPGTDKQFVGMLGMHGAYEANMTMHHSDVILAVGARFDDRVTNDPDKFCPGAKIIHIDIDPAAISKTIRSDVPIVGPVSQVLEEMLSLIEGQSSNTEALVSWWKQINEWRLVHGGRYDTSSDKIKPQAAVEACWRATKGDAYVASDVGQHQMFAAQYYKFDKPNRWVNSGGLGTMGFGLPAAMGVKMNFPKETVVCVTGEGSIQMNIQELSTCLQYGLPVKILCLNNGYLGMVRQWQDMNYEGRYSNSYMDSLPDFKVLMDAYRHKYVEIRTKDELDAKMEEAFAMTDQLVFINCYVDPEEHVYPMQVPRGAMRDMFLSKTERT, encoded by the coding sequence GTGGAGTTATTATCCGGTGGTGAAATGATCGCCCGCTTCCTCAAAGATGAGGGCGTTGAATATATCTATGGTTATCCAGGTGGTGCGGCGCTTCATATTTACGATGCTCTGCATCGTCAGTCTGATGTGAAACACATTCTGGTTAGGCATGAGCAAGCGGCAACGCACATGGCAGATGGCTATGCGCGTGCAACAGGTAAAGCGGGGACAGTTCTGGTTACTTCTGGGCCCGGTGCCACAAATACCGTCACGGGTATCGCAACAGCCTATATGGATTCCATTCCTATGGTTATTATTTGCGGTCAGGTTATGAGTTACCTGATTGGCGAAGACGCGTTCCAAGAAACGGATATGATTGGTGTGTCACGTCCTATTGTGAAGCACAGTTTTACGGTCAAGCATCCTTCTGAAATCCCGATGATTCTAAAAAAAGCCTACCATATTGCGAGTACCGGGCGCCCTGGTCCGGTGGTAATTGACGTGCCAAAAGACATGACGATGCCGGGCGACAAATACGAGTATAAATACCCTGAATCGGTGTCTATTCGTTCTTACACGCCACCAACGAAAGGGCACAGCGGTCAGATTAAAAAAGCGGTTGAGCTCTTGTTGGCTGCTAAACGTCCGATTATTTATGCCGGCGGCGGTGTGATTATGGGCGGTGCATCTGAACCCTTGGTGACCTTAGCAAAAGCATTGAATGTGCCGGTTACGAATACCTTAATGGGGTTAGGCGCGTATCCAGGAACCGACAAACAGTTTGTTGGTATGTTGGGTATGCACGGCGCGTATGAGGCGAACATGACCATGCATCACAGCGACGTGATTCTTGCGGTGGGGGCACGCTTTGATGACCGTGTAACCAATGACCCCGACAAGTTTTGTCCCGGTGCTAAAATCATCCACATTGACATTGACCCTGCCGCTATTTCTAAAACCATTCGTTCTGATGTGCCTATTGTAGGACCTGTGAGTCAAGTGTTAGAAGAAATGCTGTCTTTGATCGAAGGTCAAAGTTCTAACACCGAAGCGCTTGTAAGCTGGTGGAAGCAAATCAATGAGTGGCGTCTTGTTCATGGCGGACGTTATGACACCAGCAGCGATAAAATCAAACCACAAGCGGCGGTTGAAGCTTGCTGGCGTGCGACCAAAGGCGATGCGTATGTTGCCTCTGATGTGGGTCAGCACCAGATGTTTGCGGCGCAGTATTACAAATTTGACAAACCAAACCGTTGGGTGAACTCGGGTGGCTTGGGTACCATGGGCTTTGGTCTTCCTGCGGCCATGGGCGTGAAGATGAATTTCCCGAAAGAAACGGTTGTGTGTGTCACCGGCGAAGGCAGTATTCAGATGAATATTCAAGAGCTTTCGACCTGTTTGCAATACGGTTTGCCAGTTAAAATTTTGTGCTTGAATAACGGCTACTTGGGCATGGTTCGCCAATGGCAGGACATGAACTACGAAGGTCGTTACTCGAATTCTTACATGGATTCTTTGCCCGATTTCAAGGTGCTTATGGACGCATACCGTCATAAATACGTAGAGATTCGGACCAAAGATGAGCTAGACGCGAAAATGGAAGAAGCGTTTGCTATGACAGATCAGTTGGTTTTTATTAACTGTTACGTAGATCCAGAAGAACATGTATATCCGATGCAGGTACCTCGCGGTGCAATGCGCGATATGTTCTTGAGCAAGACGGAGCGAACCTAA
- the yjeH gene encoding L-methionine/branched-chain amino acid transporter produces the protein MSNYQKTLGPFQGMAMTVTTFIGTGLMILPAMSVSQAGSFAFYAWLITALMIIPIAFVFAFLGAKYPSAGGASHYIGRAFGSRYEKAVGWLFLSILLVGPAVAIKVAAAYLTLIFNVSDEWLLSFSLLTLAGMVLFAIVGMQTSARFQTGVVIVMIGTIIWLCIIGDIQGSRQMIATPTNSSEWQQTLYATGVIFWCFLGIEVMAHMGAEFKNPARDFPIALLGGMTIVILAYLSLVLLIAWHHTYGDEVTNSQSLALLVSKLMGHTSSRIFAAGAYVIAFANVAIYILGFSRMVQSMANQGALPKTFIDLNKKGAPAKAVMLVGAITVFSIVFAELSGWKMAWFIEMTNGSFLLIYALTCIAALKLVNRTVQLIAGIALISCSFMVFFIGQSMLFAFMAFCLALGYEYIKSKKSPIKISKLPVQ, from the coding sequence ATGTCTAACTATCAAAAAACACTCGGCCCCTTCCAGGGAATGGCAATGACCGTCACAACGTTTATCGGCACTGGACTAATGATTTTACCTGCCATGTCGGTATCTCAAGCGGGCTCTTTCGCTTTTTACGCATGGCTTATTACTGCGTTAATGATAATACCGATAGCCTTTGTATTTGCCTTTTTAGGCGCCAAGTACCCGTCGGCAGGCGGCGCGTCTCATTACATAGGACGAGCATTTGGCTCTCGCTATGAAAAAGCGGTTGGTTGGCTTTTTTTGAGTATTTTATTGGTAGGGCCAGCCGTCGCTATTAAAGTAGCAGCGGCGTATTTGACACTCATCTTTAATGTTTCAGATGAATGGTTACTTAGTTTTAGCTTACTGACACTCGCAGGGATGGTGCTGTTCGCCATTGTCGGCATGCAAACCTCTGCCCGATTTCAAACGGGCGTTGTGATTGTTATGATAGGAACCATCATTTGGCTGTGTATTATTGGTGACATTCAAGGCAGTCGCCAGATGATTGCAACGCCCACAAACTCATCAGAATGGCAGCAAACGCTCTATGCAACTGGCGTGATATTCTGGTGCTTTTTAGGCATTGAAGTGATGGCACATATGGGCGCCGAGTTTAAGAACCCTGCCCGTGACTTTCCCATCGCATTATTGGGGGGAATGACCATCGTCATACTAGCGTACTTAAGCCTAGTATTACTTATTGCCTGGCATCACACCTATGGCGATGAAGTGACCAACAGCCAGTCCCTAGCCTTGCTTGTCAGCAAGCTCATGGGCCATACCAGTAGCCGAATATTTGCAGCTGGTGCCTATGTCATTGCTTTTGCCAACGTGGCTATTTATATTTTAGGATTTTCTCGCATGGTTCAATCCATGGCAAATCAAGGGGCTTTACCTAAAACATTTATCGACCTAAATAAAAAAGGTGCACCGGCTAAAGCGGTCATGTTAGTTGGCGCCATTACGGTGTTTTCAATTGTTTTTGCTGAACTGTCTGGCTGGAAAATGGCGTGGTTTATTGAAATGACCAATGGAAGTTTTCTGCTCATTTACGCATTAACCTGTATCGCCGCATTAAAATTGGTAAATCGCACAGTGCAATTGATCGCCGGTATTGCGCTGATAAGTTGTAGCTTCATGGTATTTTTTATTGGCCAAAGTATGCTTTTTGCTTTTATGGCCTTTTGCTTAGCGCTGGGTTATGAGTACATTAAATCTAAGAAAAGCCCCATCAAAATATCCAAACTTCCTGTACAATAA
- the hemL gene encoding glutamate-1-semialdehyde 2,1-aminomutase: MSRSEDLYARAQHRIPGGVNSPVRAFNGVGGTPIFFQRGEGAYVYDEDKKRYIDYVGSWGPMILGHSHPDVLDAVRAQLDFGLSFGAPTEVEITMAEKVCELVPSMDMVRMVNSGTEATMSAIRLARGYTGRDKIVKFEGCYHGHSDSLLVKAGSGALTLGVPNSPGVPADLAKHTITLQFNDSEEVTRCFAEIGEQIACIIVEPVAGNMNCILPVEGFLETLRKVCDESGAVLIFDEVMTGFRVALGGAQEHFGIVPDLTTLGKVIGAGMPVGAFGGKREIMECIAPLGPVYQAGTLSGNPVAMVAGLAVLNKISEEGFHRTLAAKANRLVTGLKKAADEAGVPLCVVNVGGMFGFFFSEAKVVSSFAEVQRCDLATFRAFFHHMLEEGIYLAPAAFEAGFISQAHTDEDIDYTIEAAKHAFAKLV; this comes from the coding sequence ATGAGTCGGTCAGAAGATTTATACGCACGTGCCCAACACCGTATTCCTGGAGGCGTTAACTCTCCAGTTCGAGCTTTTAATGGTGTGGGTGGTACCCCGATTTTTTTCCAGCGCGGGGAAGGGGCTTATGTTTACGACGAAGATAAAAAGCGTTACATCGATTATGTAGGATCCTGGGGGCCAATGATTTTAGGTCACTCTCATCCTGATGTTTTAGATGCTGTTCGAGCTCAATTGGATTTCGGGTTAAGTTTTGGTGCACCAACAGAAGTAGAAATTACGATGGCGGAAAAAGTCTGTGAACTTGTTCCTTCGATGGACATGGTGCGCATGGTGAATTCAGGCACAGAAGCGACCATGAGTGCAATTCGTCTAGCTCGTGGTTATACCGGTCGAGATAAAATAGTTAAGTTTGAAGGTTGTTACCATGGACACTCAGACTCATTGTTAGTGAAAGCCGGTTCTGGTGCTTTAACGTTGGGCGTGCCCAATTCACCGGGCGTACCAGCGGATTTAGCGAAGCATACTATTACTTTGCAGTTTAATGATAGTGAAGAGGTAACGCGTTGTTTTGCTGAGATAGGCGAACAGATCGCGTGTATTATTGTGGAGCCTGTCGCTGGCAATATGAATTGCATTTTACCTGTTGAGGGTTTTTTAGAAACACTGCGTAAAGTGTGTGATGAGTCAGGAGCCGTTCTAATTTTTGACGAAGTAATGACGGGATTTCGCGTGGCTTTAGGTGGTGCGCAAGAGCATTTCGGTATAGTTCCTGATTTAACAACGCTGGGTAAAGTGATTGGTGCTGGTATGCCTGTGGGGGCATTTGGGGGCAAGCGCGAAATTATGGAGTGCATCGCACCGCTTGGTCCGGTTTATCAAGCAGGCACATTGTCCGGTAATCCTGTGGCTATGGTGGCAGGTTTGGCTGTACTGAATAAAATCAGTGAGGAGGGCTTTCATCGCACGTTAGCCGCAAAAGCCAATCGTCTTGTAACTGGATTGAAAAAAGCCGCGGATGAGGCTGGTGTGCCGTTATGTGTTGTTAACGTTGGTGGGATGTTTGGCTTCTTTTTCTCAGAAGCGAAAGTGGTCAGTAGTTTTGCAGAAGTTCAGCGCTGTGATTTAGCTACTTTTAGAGCGTTTTTTCATCATATGCTGGAAGAAGGTATTTACCTAGCACCTGCGGCATTCGAGGCAGGCTTTATTTCTCAAGCGCATACCGATGAGGACATTGATTATACTATCGAAGCGGCTAAGCATGCGTTTGCTAAGCTTGTTTAA
- the luxS gene encoding S-ribosylhomocysteine lyase, protein MPLLDSFRVDHTRMDAPAVRVAKSMSTPKGDDITVFDLRFCVPNEEILSERGIHTLEHLFAGFMREHLNGESVEIIDISPMGCRTGFYMSLIGTPSEEKVADSWKAAMGDVLNVKAKEDIPELNEYQCGTYEMHSLEEAQAIAKMILDRDVKVNSNADLYLSEEFLKEHS, encoded by the coding sequence ATGCCACTATTAGACAGTTTCCGCGTCGATCACACTCGTATGGACGCGCCCGCAGTGCGCGTTGCTAAATCCATGTCTACCCCTAAAGGAGACGATATCACGGTTTTTGATTTACGGTTTTGCGTACCAAACGAAGAGATTCTCTCAGAGCGTGGCATACACACGTTAGAGCATTTATTTGCAGGTTTCATGCGTGAACACTTAAATGGTGAAAGCGTCGAAATCATCGACATTTCTCCTATGGGCTGTCGCACGGGTTTTTACATGAGCTTAATCGGCACCCCTTCTGAAGAGAAAGTAGCCGATTCTTGGAAAGCGGCTATGGGCGATGTGCTTAACGTAAAAGCCAAAGAAGATATTCCAGAACTTAATGAATATCAGTGCGGCACGTATGAGATGCATTCTTTAGAAGAAGCTCAAGCAATTGCAAAAATGATTCTCGATCGCGATGTAAAAGTGAACAGCAATGCTGACCTTTACTTGAGTGAAGAATTTCTTAAAGAACATAGCTAA
- a CDS encoding Lrp/AsnC family transcriptional regulator, translated as MADHYDQKILALLVDDARLSVSDISRQVNLSRSAVTERIKRMEDSSIITGYHAHTAVSKEEGVTAYLALTFRPLSCELVQPLIESLPEIKLAHSISGDLDLLLLVQASSMARLNVIRGEIDSWPNLNKVVTHMCLSSRLDRW; from the coding sequence GTGGCGGATCATTATGATCAGAAAATACTGGCATTATTGGTCGACGATGCTCGGCTCTCTGTTTCCGACATCAGTCGTCAAGTCAATTTATCTCGCTCTGCTGTTACTGAGCGAATCAAGCGCATGGAAGATAGTAGCATTATTACGGGATACCACGCTCATACTGCGGTGTCGAAAGAAGAAGGAGTTACGGCGTATTTGGCGTTAACGTTTCGCCCATTATCTTGTGAGTTAGTGCAACCTCTTATTGAAAGTCTTCCAGAAATTAAACTGGCGCACTCAATCAGTGGTGATTTGGATCTGTTACTTTTGGTGCAAGCATCTTCTATGGCGCGCTTGAATGTGATTAGAGGTGAGATAGACAGCTGGCCAAACCTAAATAAAGTGGTTACCCACATGTGTTTGTCGAGTCGTTTAGATCGCTGGTGA
- the ilvN gene encoding acetolactate synthase small subunit gives MRHIISVLMENEPGALSRVVGLFSQRNFNIESLNVAATDDPTLSRLTLTTFGSDQVVEQITKQLNKLIDVVKLVDLTEGQHIERELMLVKVRATGAQRAEVKRTVDIFRGNIIDMTPSIYTVQIVGESDKLDGFLQALGGAHLLEVVRTGVSGIARGEKTLSL, from the coding sequence ATGCGACACATTATTTCTGTATTGATGGAAAATGAGCCCGGTGCGTTGTCGCGAGTGGTGGGTTTGTTTTCTCAGCGTAACTTTAACATCGAATCATTGAACGTAGCGGCCACTGATGACCCTACCTTGTCACGCCTAACCTTAACGACCTTCGGTTCTGACCAAGTTGTCGAGCAAATCACTAAGCAGCTGAACAAGTTGATTGACGTGGTTAAGCTGGTGGACTTGACCGAAGGTCAGCACATTGAGCGTGAGTTAATGTTGGTGAAAGTGCGTGCCACTGGAGCACAGCGTGCTGAAGTAAAACGTACGGTTGATATCTTCCGTGGCAACATTATCGACATGACACCGTCTATTTATACGGTTCAAATTGTGGGTGAGTCCGACAAGCTAGATGGCTTCTTGCAAGCGTTGGGCGGCGCTCACCTTCTTGAAGTGGTTCGTACTGGTGTGTCTGGTATTGCTCGTGGTGAGAAGACGTTGTCTTTGTAG
- the pssA gene encoding CDP-diacylglycerol--serine O-phosphatidyltransferase produces MSIEEMEKSSADEVEDIDVGDGRRQPHKGVYLLPNLFTTAALFSGFYSIIAAMNGNFIYAAVAVFIAMVLDGLDGRVARLTHTQSAFGAEYDSLADMVSFGISPALIVFTWSLAPLGKVGWIAAFIYAVGAALRLARFNTMLGVEEKRYFTGLPSPAAAGIVAGIIWAANDKGVSGESLATFMALIVPMTGLLMVSNVKYRSFKDLNLKGRVPFVVLLIAVLVLVFIALEPALVMMAVFCLYGLWGPLGVVFKRFR; encoded by the coding sequence ATGTCTATAGAAGAGATGGAAAAGTCATCAGCGGATGAGGTAGAAGACATTGACGTTGGAGATGGGAGAAGGCAGCCGCACAAGGGAGTGTACTTGCTTCCCAATTTATTCACTACGGCGGCACTTTTTTCCGGCTTCTATTCTATTATTGCGGCTATGAATGGAAATTTCATTTATGCCGCGGTAGCCGTTTTTATTGCGATGGTTTTAGATGGTTTGGACGGGCGAGTGGCTAGGCTTACTCATACACAAAGTGCGTTTGGTGCAGAATACGACTCTCTTGCTGATATGGTGTCTTTTGGCATTTCCCCCGCACTTATTGTTTTTACTTGGTCTTTGGCGCCTTTGGGTAAAGTGGGCTGGATAGCCGCTTTTATCTATGCGGTAGGTGCTGCACTGCGCCTAGCTCGGTTTAACACAATGCTTGGTGTTGAAGAAAAACGCTACTTTACAGGGCTCCCTAGTCCAGCTGCAGCTGGAATTGTTGCCGGAATTATTTGGGCAGCGAATGATAAAGGGGTTTCGGGCGAGAGTTTGGCGACGTTTATGGCGTTGATAGTCCCTATGACCGGTCTTTTAATGGTGAGTAACGTAAAATATCGAAGTTTCAAAGATCTAAATCTAAAAGGCCGTGTTCCGTTTGTCGTATTGTTAATCGCTGTTCTTGTATTGGTATTTATTGCCCTGGAGCCAGCTCTAGTAATGATGGCTGTTTTTTGTCTGTACGGTTTATGGGGGCCTCTTGGAGTAGTGTTTAAGCGATTTCGTTAG
- a CDS encoding DMT family transporter: protein MSIAHLFLWATAAIWGFAFVAQSVGMESLGPHSFNAVRFLLATLSLLPLLLIFKPKIAQDNRTLWLGGLAAGVCLFLGFTCQQVGLQYTTAGNAGFITSMYIVFVPILGLILGHKTEKHTWIGVALALVGLYSLTVGPNLSINKGDSLALLGTLFWTGHVLIIGYLSRSVAALPLSIVQFLVATVLATIVAAALEVPTIEGIKMAWWPLVYAGVASSGLAFTLQTLGQKNVSPSVSALILSTEAVFAVIGGWLFMEEVLSTRALLGCGFIMAGMIISQWPRKPKIATAVI from the coding sequence ATGTCTATTGCACATCTTTTTTTGTGGGCAACCGCCGCCATTTGGGGCTTTGCCTTCGTTGCCCAAAGTGTTGGTATGGAAAGCCTCGGCCCACACAGCTTTAACGCCGTACGTTTTTTACTGGCGACCCTCTCACTTTTACCACTGCTGCTGATCTTTAAACCCAAGATTGCCCAAGACAATCGTACACTTTGGCTGGGCGGTCTCGCCGCAGGCGTTTGCCTATTTCTTGGTTTTACGTGCCAGCAAGTCGGTTTGCAGTACACCACAGCGGGCAATGCTGGCTTTATTACCAGCATGTATATTGTATTTGTTCCCATATTGGGACTCATACTCGGACATAAAACAGAAAAACACACTTGGATTGGCGTGGCGCTCGCTTTGGTGGGACTCTATAGCCTGACAGTGGGCCCCAACCTATCAATTAATAAAGGGGATTCCCTCGCACTTCTGGGTACGTTGTTTTGGACGGGGCACGTTTTGATTATTGGGTATTTATCGCGTTCTGTTGCCGCCTTACCTCTGTCTATTGTGCAGTTTCTCGTCGCCACCGTGCTCGCAACAATTGTCGCCGCTGCACTTGAAGTACCGACTATAGAGGGCATTAAAATGGCCTGGTGGCCCTTGGTTTATGCCGGTGTCGCGTCTTCTGGCCTTGCATTTACTTTGCAAACATTAGGACAGAAAAACGTCTCTCCCAGTGTCAGTGCGCTTATTTTGTCGACAGAAGCCGTGTTTGCAGTCATCGGTGGATGGCTGTTTATGGAAGAGGTGTTATCGACTCGCGCCTTACTTGGCTGTGGCTTCATCATGGCAGGCATGATAATTAGCCAATGGCCGCGTAAACCAAAAATCGCGACGGCAGTGATATAA
- a CDS encoding chloride channel protein, protein MALFYAVVYLPTRSFIGTDFDAFESLPVEWRVGLSVSACLVLALIFTLLPNRLHKVGVPYVVERLNYHNGNLPIGNGVVQFFTAAIGLVGGLSIGKEGPAVHLGATIGSYLAQKAKLPQYGVETLLACGIAGAISAVFQTPLAGVLFAFEVIFLEYRQRYVLPLLLSSVTATLISHYLLGPLDIFSIEAVSSVLLSLDLFYACSALIVFIVFLSVLFLHTQKPLWQFGVLSVWWRFALVAFATSLAAVYLPEALGSGFLPLSHLLSGDLVVKSLLLLILVKTVLTAFTIGLGIPGGMIGPAFIIGGLAGAQIALVFEADVTLFALLGMAAMMAACFQAPLTALVAVVEMAHSSQAIVPALFVIVLACLLMRVFFHQESVFVERLTYMGMASSVSPFQRFLRHHTIKPVADPVQTLSVCTSLERVKDLASSMLDYVAYKNEGTWFLARRLVVLEALKTLDLGPQPWLVIDDEKVSMDLFKALDSSVIPSIEEPLSLEAMLAWFQATGLSEALVPLSGASLGLVSRHRLDQFLLKSD, encoded by the coding sequence ATGGCCCTTTTTTACGCTGTTGTGTATCTGCCTACGCGCTCTTTTATTGGAACAGATTTTGATGCATTTGAGTCTTTACCAGTTGAGTGGCGGGTAGGTTTGTCTGTGTCGGCGTGTTTGGTGTTGGCTCTGATTTTTACATTGTTGCCAAACCGACTGCATAAAGTGGGTGTGCCGTATGTAGTAGAGCGCTTAAATTACCACAACGGCAATTTACCGATAGGTAATGGGGTTGTGCAGTTTTTTACGGCGGCGATTGGGTTGGTTGGGGGTCTATCAATTGGCAAAGAAGGCCCTGCAGTTCATCTTGGTGCTACGATTGGAAGCTATTTAGCTCAAAAAGCTAAGTTACCTCAATATGGTGTCGAAACATTATTGGCTTGCGGCATTGCTGGGGCGATTTCTGCCGTTTTTCAGACACCTCTTGCTGGCGTTTTGTTTGCGTTTGAGGTGATTTTTCTCGAATACCGTCAGCGCTATGTTCTGCCACTCTTACTGTCTTCTGTCACGGCGACTTTAATTAGCCATTACCTTTTAGGGCCTCTGGATATTTTCAGTATTGAGGCGGTTTCCTCGGTGTTGCTGTCTTTGGATTTATTTTATGCTTGTTCCGCGCTCATTGTTTTTATTGTCTTTTTATCGGTGTTATTTTTGCACACCCAAAAGCCACTGTGGCAATTTGGTGTTTTATCGGTTTGGTGGCGTTTTGCGCTGGTTGCTTTTGCGACCTCGTTAGCGGCTGTGTATTTACCAGAGGCGCTCGGTAGTGGTTTTTTACCATTAAGCCATTTGCTATCTGGTGATTTAGTTGTTAAATCATTGTTATTGTTGATTTTAGTGAAAACAGTGCTAACGGCATTTACTATCGGCTTGGGTATTCCAGGCGGGATGATAGGGCCGGCTTTTATTATTGGTGGACTCGCTGGTGCGCAAATTGCGCTAGTATTTGAGGCGGATGTGACTTTATTTGCGTTGCTCGGTATGGCCGCTATGATGGCAGCGTGTTTTCAGGCGCCTCTAACCGCACTGGTGGCGGTGGTAGAAATGGCGCACTCTTCTCAAGCCATTGTGCCTGCTTTGTTTGTTATTGTTTTGGCATGCTTGCTTATGAGGGTATTTTTTCACCAAGAATCTGTGTTTGTTGAACGTTTAACTTATATGGGAATGGCATCAAGTGTGAGCCCGTTTCAGCGCTTTCTTCGCCATCATACGATTAAGCCTGTCGCTGATCCTGTGCAGACGTTATCAGTGTGTACGTCATTAGAGCGGGTGAAAGATCTAGCGTCGAGTATGCTAGACTATGTGGCTTATAAAAACGAAGGTACATGGTTTTTGGCTCGCCGGCTTGTTGTGCTGGAGGCGCTAAAAACATTAGATTTAGGTCCGCAGCCTTGGTTAGTGATCGACGATGAAAAGGTTTCAATGGATTTGTTTAAGGCGTTGGATTCTTCTGTTATACCCTCAATTGAAGAGCCTTTATCTTTGGAAGCCATGTTGGCGTGGTTTCAGGCAACTGGACTGTCCGAAGCGTTGGTTCCTTTGTCAGGCGCTTCGCTTGGTCTAGTTTCTCGTCATCGTCTTGATCAGTTTTTATTAAAGAGTGATTAG
- a CDS encoding Lrp/AsnC family transcriptional regulator, with product MDKTNWKLLKLLEDNGRLTYAELGKLVHLSAPAVAERVRKLEESGAITGYGAKINLEKIGIPITALVECQVYRTKEREFKALVMSLNEVISCHNVTGPYAFVLRVAVRSMSLLDVLLERLIDLSDTNTMMVLSTPVSREMPANIEKGAELELD from the coding sequence ATGGATAAAACGAATTGGAAGCTGCTTAAATTATTGGAAGACAATGGCCGTTTAACGTATGCCGAACTGGGCAAGTTGGTTCACTTATCGGCTCCTGCGGTGGCGGAGCGAGTGCGAAAACTCGAAGAATCTGGTGCGATTACGGGCTATGGTGCAAAAATCAACTTAGAAAAGATCGGGATTCCCATAACCGCATTAGTAGAATGCCAAGTCTACCGGACAAAAGAGCGAGAATTTAAAGCGCTGGTTATGAGTCTGAATGAGGTGATTTCTTGTCATAACGTAACCGGTCCATACGCGTTTGTATTACGAGTAGCCGTGCGTTCTATGTCTTTATTGGATGTGCTGTTAGAGCGCCTTATCGACTTAAGTGACACTAATACCATGATGGTGCTTTCAACCCCAGTGTCACGAGAAATGCCGGCAAACATTGAAAAAGGGGCTGAATTAGAGCTCGATTGA